One Deferribacterota bacterium genomic window carries:
- a CDS encoding TusE/DsrC/DsvC family sulfur relay protein, which yields MPFIEFKGEKIEVDDEGYIQEMDKWSPELAEYMAKQDGVELTDVHWKLIDWIREYFNDNQVCPPIRLVAKEVAELCNLKNHREGNKKIYELFPDGPARMLVRYAGLAKPTGCV from the coding sequence ATGCCATTTATTGAATTTAAAGGAGAAAAAATTGAAGTTGATGATGAGGGCTATATCCAAGAGATGGATAAATGGAGCCCAGAGTTAGCAGAGTATATGGCAAAGCAGGATGGTGTGGAATTAACAGATGTACATTGGAAATTAATTGACTGGATTAGAGAATATTTTAATGACAATCAGGTTTGTCCACCTATTAGGCTTGTTGCAAAAGAGGTAGCAGAGCTTTGTAATTTGAAAAACCATAGAGAAGGTAATAAAAAGATATATGAATTATTTCCCGATGGGCCAGCTAGAATGCTTGTTAGATACGCTGGTCTTGCAAAACCAACGGGTTGTGTGTAA